A region from the Lolium perenne isolate Kyuss_39 chromosome 4, Kyuss_2.0, whole genome shotgun sequence genome encodes:
- the LOC127294828 gene encoding cysteine-rich receptor-like protein kinase 19, translating to MTLPRACFFLLCFHLLSPLLYRTSGAAFSSSVLQVLNCSTSGNYTTSSTYAANVNHLLAALRGNTVSKNGGFYNGTAGEGPDTVYGLAMCPADYSRADCGDCLTAAAGSNADGLTNRCPGSTTVLAMFDRCLLRYSNASFFGTPEIGIVQALGGDMVRTSATYGQTVAQTLNDNTNEAITSPQRLAASAGAPYVFVQCTWDLQEDKCKQCLDALSASATNLFAIRTEGQPKSYSCTVRYSNTSFMVVPFTAASSGPTPQSVDQAGTGTSTSAPSSGSHGSRAIIVAGIVIAVVVVSCLVASLWYMLKLRRCHHTFRRGEVSSSCVKVHDGRFTYQQLQHATSNFADEERLGQGSYGIVYKGRLEVEGIERHVAIKRIIDTVSDQSRKYFANEISIMRRVNHRNIIHLVGLCEEGDNLLLVYELMENGNLENKLYPRNGAMDLEVYSQMDPATTPLLLDWHKRLNILAGIASGLVYLHSECKERLLHRDIKPGNVMLDNSFNAKLCDFGLLTQVSHTKTSRTTEHICGTPVYIDPVYVDTSRVCEQNDVYSFGILMLEVVCCEKPKLLGTRNSLIEKVWTCYQSNGILNAADQRLRGQFDDQITRMLMIGLSCVQPDRRLRPHIRRVMECLTNQTARLPSVSTSSYITVTLWENGPVSSTSDNCASTEDGYITCPTVLRAQPGIVEDATGTTPFLSGP from the exons ATGACACTCCCACGAGCCTGCTTCTTCCTCCTTTGTTTTCACTTACTGTCTCCACTGTTATACAGAACCTCCGGTGCAGCTTTCAGCTCATCAGTTCTCCAAGTTCTTAACTGCTCCACATCTGGTAACTATACTACCAGCAGCACCTACGCGGCAAACGTGAACCACCTCCTCGCCGCGCTACGGGGGAACACCGTCTCCAAAAACGGCGGCTTCTATAACGGCACCGCCGGCGAGGGCCCAGACACAGTCTATGGACTTGCCATGTGCCCCGCCGACTACTCGCGTGCTGACTGCGGCGACTGCCTCACGGCTGCTGCTGGCAGCAACGCTGATGGTCTGACCAATCGCTGCCCCGGGAGCACCACCGTGCTCGCCATGTTCGACCGGTGCCTCCTCCGCTACTCCAACGCCAGCTTCTTTGGTACACCTGAAATAG GTATCGTCCAGGCGTTGGGCGGTGACATGGTCAGGACATCGGCGACTTATGGCCAAACGGTGGCGCAGACCCTGAATGACAATACCAATGAGGCGATAACCTCGCCGCAGCGTTTAGCAGCAAGTGCAGGGGCTCCATATGTGTTTGTGCAGTGCACGTGGGACCTGCAGGAGGACAAATGCAAGCAGTGCCTAGACGCACTGTCTGCCAGTGCGACGAACCTGTTTGCCATTAGAACAGAAGGCCAGCCGAAGAGTTATAGCTGCACTGTCAGGTACAGCAACACGAGCTTCATGGTTGTGCCGTTCACTGCTGCTTCTTCAGGACCTACGCCGCAATCTGTAGATCAAGCGGGTACGGGGACGAGTACATCAGCTCCTTCCTCGGGCTCCCATG GTTCTCGAGCAATTATTGTCGCTGGAATTGTCATTGCCGTTGTTGTGGTGTCTTGTCTAGTAGCTTCGCTTTGGTACATGCTTAAACTACGACGATGCCACCATACATTCCGTAGAGGAGAAG TTTCTTCGAGCTGTGTCAAAGTACACGATGGAAGGTTCACTTATCAGCAATTGCAGCATGCAACGAGTAATTTTGCAGACGAAGAGCGGCTTGGACAGGGCAGCTACGGCATTGTCTATAAAGGCAGACTGGAGGTGGAGGGCATAGAAAGGCATGTGGCTATAAAAAGGATTATAGATACGGTGTCAGATCAATCGAGGAAGTACTTTGCTAATGAGATAAGTATCATGAGACGGGTAAACCATAGGAACATTATACATCTAGTCGGTTTGTGCGAGGAAGGTGACAATCTCTTGCTTGTCTATGAACTAATGGAGAATGGTAACCTTGAGAACAAACTTTACCCTAGGAATGGTGCCATGGATTTGGAAGTTTACAGCCAAATGGATCCAGCAACCACACCTCTATTGCTAGACTGGCACAAAAG GTTAAACATACTAGCTGGAATAGCCTCTGGTCTTGTATACCTCCATAGTGAATGTAAGGAACGCCTCCTGCATAGGGATATTAAGCCAGGTAATGTGATGCTGGATAACAGCTTCAATGCCAAACTATGTGACTTTGGGCTTCTGACGCAAGTGAGCCATACCAAAACATCACGCACCACAGAGCACATATGTGGGACACCGGTTTACATCGACCCAGTATATGTGGACACCAGCAGGGTATGCGAGCAAAATGACGTCTACAGCTTTGGCATATTAATGCTTGAGGTTGTATGTTGTGAGAAACCAAAACTACTTGGTACCAGAAATAGCCTCATTGAAAAGGTCTGGACATGCTATCAGAGTAACGGAATTCTTAATGCAGCCGACCAACGTCTGAGGGGCCAGTTTGATGACCAAATTACACGAATGCTGATGATCGGACTCTCGTGCGTCCAGCCAGATCGCCGTCTACGTCCACATATCAGAAGAGTGATGGAATGCTTGACGAACCAGACGGCTCGGTTACCTTCGGTCTCCACCTCAAGTTATATAACTGTCACACTGTGGGAGAATGGACCAGTTTCCTCAACCTCCGATAACTGTGCTTCAACTGAAGATGGGTACATCACATGTCCCAC